A single Vulpes lagopus strain Blue_001 chromosome 3, ASM1834538v1, whole genome shotgun sequence DNA region contains:
- the PPP1R35 gene encoding protein phosphatase 1 regulatory subunit 35: MTGCGLAELELVEGEEAVAVPGPPPEPRAPEPRAPVPEPGLDLSLSLSPRSETPERQTCSPGRRKGRADRRGGARKGRQVRFRLEPLSPVRSEPPSAAAAPSEKPAAPQDLGAPAQQSSLALSLELQAARAAAAGGQFDAAKAVEEQLRKSFQTRCGLEESVAEGLNVPRSKRLFRDLVSLQVPEEQVLNAALREKLALLPPQARAPPPKEPPGSGPDMTILCDPETLFYESPHLTLDGLPPLRLQLRPRPSEDTFLMHRTLRRWEA, encoded by the exons ATGACGGGCTGTGGGTTGGCAGAGCTGGAGTTGGTCGAAGGGGAGGAGGCCGTGGCGGTCCCCGGGCCACCCCCAGAACCCCGCGCCCCGGAGCCCAGAGCCCCAGTGCCCGAGCCTGGTTTggacctgagcctgagcctgagcccgcGGTCCGAGACCCCCGAGCGGCAGACCTGCAGTCCGGGTCGACGGAAGGGGCGGGCGgaccggcggggcggggcccgcaAGGGGCGGCAG GTCCGCTTTCGTTTGGAGCCGCTCTCCCCGGTGCGGTCCGAGCCGCCGTCGGCCGCCGCCGCGCCAAGCGAGAAGCCCGCAGCGCCGCAGGACCTGGGGGCGCCCGCTCAGCAGAGCAGCCTGGCCTTGAGCCTCGAGTTGCAGGCCGCGCGGGCTGCTGCAGCCGGGGGCCAGTTCGATGCCGCGAAGGCCGTGGAAGAACAGCTGAGAAAGTCGTTCCAGACTCGCTGCGGTTTGGAGGAGAGCGTGGCCGAGG GGCTGAACGTGCCGCGCTCCAAGCGGCTCTTCCGAGACCTGGTGAGCCTGCAGGTGCCCGAGGAACAGGTGCTGAACGCTGCGCTGAGGGAGAAACTGGCGCTCCTGCCACCACAggcccgagccccgcccccaAAG GAGCCACCTGGGTCAGGGCCCGACATGACCATCCTTTGTGAcccagaaacattattttatgagTCTCCACACCTGACCCTGGACGGTCTGCCTCCTCTCCGTCTTCAACTCCGGCCCCGCCCTTCAGAGGATACTTTCCTCATGCACCGGACACTGAGGCGATGGGAAGCCTAG